Genomic segment of Salvelinus sp. IW2-2015 linkage group LG17, ASM291031v2, whole genome shotgun sequence:
TATTGGAGCGAGAGGTTCAAGCTGCTGCACACTGTCAATGTGCGTATCAGCCATGTTCTAGCATTATATCATGaataatcaatcaattaatctatTACAATTGAATTGAATAGCAATTCATATGTTTTCCCCAGACGATAATGTTTGATATGATGTGAAAACTCTGAAGTAATACATGATGttgacagagatggagaaaagacAGTTGTGAAACACTGCTAGGTAATAGAACATCCCACAAGCAGGTATGCTTCATGTTATGCTTGTGGACCAGCAGGTATGCTTCATGTCGTGCTTGTGGACCAGCAGGTATGCTTCATGTCATGCTTGTGTACCAGCAGGTATGCTTCATGTCGTGCTTGTGGACCAGCAGGTATGCTTCATGTCGTGCTTGTGTACCAGCAGATATGCTTCATGTCGTGCTTGTGGACCAGCAGGTATGCATCATGTCATGCTTGTGGACCAGCAGGTATGCTTCATGTCGTGCTTGTGGACCAGCAGGTGTGCTTCATGTCGTGCTTGTGGACCAGCAGGTGTGCTTCATGTCGTGCTTGTGGACCAGCAGGTATGCTTCATGTCGTGCTTGTGGACCAGCAGCTATGCTTCATGTCGTGCTTGTGGGATGTTCTATTCTTTATTTGTGAAACATTCTTTGCATGTTTTTCTCTGCTCTAGATAAGTCAGATGCAGCACACAGTGGCCCAGCCCGTCTGGGTGACAGACATGGTCTGCCTGAGCAACATCAACCagctctccatctcctccacagGGCGAGACGTAGGTGTGTCTGTGGGAATGTCTGTACAAACATTTGTACACATGAAAACATCGTGTTATGCGGTGATATTATGTTGTACAATGTAATACCTACTGATTTatagctactgtatgtttgttgaagtgtttgtacagtgtgtttgtttttctgtcaCCAGAATTCTATGACATCAGTGCCAGTAAGTGTGACATAGTGTTCTCCCTGTCGGAGCTGGAGGCCAACGTGGAGGTGATGGACTACTGGTAGGCTTTGTgtgtattccaaatggcaccctatttcctagtgCACTGctattattattgattattactTCTGTTTAATGGAACATAATGATTTTTGCAGGCTTTTTGTGAGAATAACctttttctctctgcttccttTCAGGACAGATGGTAAGAGAGGAGTGTATTCCATTGGTGATGCAAGTGGCACCATATACATCTTTGTCTCCTCTGATGTGGTCCATAATGGCCTGTTCAATAGTGCTGCCTTCAAGACAGGTACTGGGTGAAAACATGCAGGTAAAGATGGTAGGTACACATGTTCATGCCGAAGATCACACTCACTTCTTTGCCTCTTTTTCAGGAACAAACTATCGCATCCCTGTGTTAGCCCTGCTCAAAAACACCTCCAGCTCATTTCTCTGCTTTAGAGTCGTAAGTAGCCTATATAACTTTTGTTTTTCCTGTTCAcgctctttcttcccctcttcaGTTAGTTCTCTGTTTCATATCTTCCCCTTTTTTTTATGTTCCAGCCCAGCCATAATGACTGGATCCACCAGATCCGCTACATCCCAGAGTTGAATGCCATCGCCACCTGCTGTGCGGCAGACCAAACTTCCATGATCCTGACCACGCTGCCCCACTCACGCAAGTGTAAAATTCGGTACGCCCCCTTTTGCGTTTTCCCGTCTTTATTTTTCAGTGTGTCTATCGTGTTATCTCAGAGTTTTACAGGACTGTTTAAAGACGCACTGCAGCTATATTTGAACTTTTCGTGTTGAAAATCAATATCCCAcgtataaatacagtaatatacacacacttaaagttaacaaaatatgttttgagcaaagtagttttttttggaCACAACCGCAAACTTCTAAGATTAGGCCATACgaggagttggtctgatgtgatgttATCGGCCTCCCTCCTTGGTTGTGGGAACATCTTGTGCCATGTAATGTCATACctaccacctattgagatgtgccttttgttaggTAAAACAGGTGCTAAATGAGGTAAAGAAGAGACTGGAGTGCCTCTTTAAAAAGCCCCCAAATCTCTCATTTCTAATGTTCATTTCACAGATGAATATAATTCTCTTGTTTTTCTTTCTCAGAACTGCACTCTTTCACCTGCAGAAGGGAATTCTGTGTTTTGACTACTCACCTGAGCTCAACGTTCTAGGTATGTGTAGAAGTAATACTCCATACAGTGCTGTTTATGACGTCTAAACCAATTACGTATAAAGTCAGTTCCAAAATGATTggctcccttgataaagattagcaacaaatactgtataaaataaataataaatactaaTCTATATCGCATGCTccaaacattttaaaattatattattttatattaaaatCGAAAGCATATTTTGATTCCACTGGTCCTGGgtcccttgttaaggtcaacagcatcaggAACTTTAGGAGGCTGACACttccaagcacacatcaaaatccacaaagaaatggttaattgactacaaaaatctacattttgcaatggccattgACTTGAACCTCATTGAAAACCCGTGGTGTCAATGGAAGAGGGCAGCCTATAAACAGTCCTGTAAACAGTCTATAAGCACAGACGAAGGATATctaggatctggaaagattctgtatggaacaATGGTCTAAGAtcactcccaatgtgttctccaatctcattaaACATTACAGAAACATACTAAGTGTCATTATTCTtacaaggggagggtgctggagtattgaaaacagaggTGACAATAATTCTGACCCCTATCTTtgaggtttttatttttattacttgttaaactaaatctctttctctaagcaaatgtattagtataaaataatataatttcccttttttttcatgcaatatagctcagtatttatattacttattttatacagtattctTTGCTGATCTTTCTGTAGCTGTCAATCtggatattattattttaatgcaATATCCCATGATGTGTCTTTGTCCGCGCTTGTTTTCCAATGTTCCAGTGACTGGATGCTTCGATCGGGTCGTGAGTGACTGGATTCTTCGATCGGGTCGTGAGGGTCTGGAACCCCTATGTGACCAATCAGGCCACATCACAGATGAAAGGTCACAGCACCGTCATCACTCACATCGCTGTCAACGGCAGAGACAACAAGATCATCAGTGTGTCTAAAGACAAGGTCAGATGTCCAGCATTATCACTACAGCGACACTCAATGTCACCCGTTGCCTACTCAGATTTGTAATGCTCATTTAGACCACAAAACAGGTAAGGGTCGTTTCTTTCTGTTCCAGAATGTGCGGGTGTGGGACCTGCAGGACAGTGTCTGCCTCCAGAACATCCAATCCAGGAACGTCAACATGGGCCGCTTCCCCATCACCAGCACCTACTATAACCACACCAGTAACACCATGGTGATGGCTACGTACCTAGTGTGTGTTCGTTATTGCCTTTAACATGTGTACTCATACACACTCTATTGGTTGTACAAGGTTCTTTGGTATTGCTGTGTATTTATTTCCTCATGTTTACGTTGTGCTGGGCAGATTGGAGTTCTTCGAGGGTCTATGGAGGATGCAGACAGCTCTGTACCCACAGCTACAACATCACATGAACAACCACTCTGTGCTGCTCTCTACAACTCCAACTTCAAACAGGTTGGTGATGGTTCAATACTTGGGAGTGAGGTAAGGTCAACTAAGAGATGATCATACTACTTATTGAAGCTAGGTAAACCCACCTTCTCTCCACTGCTCTGTGCCCAGGTGGTAAGTGGGTATCATGCGGGCGTGGTCAGTGTGTGGGACATCCTGACAGGGGAGAAGGTAATGCAGTTCCAAACGACCCCTGAGCGACCTGTTGAGGTCACTGCCATGGCATTCGACGGGCCCAAACGCCGCCTCATCACCGTGTCTAAAGACGGCACTCTGCGTCTCTGGAACTTCAACAACGGGGCTCTTATCTCTGAACTGCCCCTGGTGGACAGCAATGAGGTACTACGCTGTATCCTGCAGGGCACTGATCCCTAAGTGACGGACCAGACTTGTCTTTCTTACCACCAAGCACTGCCATTCGAGGACAGAAAAAAATACTTACTGAAATGTCTTGTTGGCAGGTTACAGAGATTCTGTACATCAACGAGAGGATTTATGTTTCAGGCTGGAGCAAACGGGTCATGTGGTATCTGTGAGTGCTTCATGTTTTTATATCATTGGCTGTATGCAACTTTTAAGCACTTTCTTGGCTGGCAATTGGTCAACTTGTGTGGcttttgtatgttttattttctattgattgtgtctgtatgtttacttttttcagtctgtctgtccgtccgtctttCCTCCTGTCTGTCCATCCGTGTGTCAGGGACGATAAGGAGGAGGATAAGATGGAGCACCGTGTGTGGAACCAGTACCACTCAGACGACATCTATTCCATGCACGCCCACGGCAGAAAGATGCTGGTGACCGCCTGTTACAGCGGTGACATCATTGTCTGGAACATAGATTCAGGACAAACCTTCTGCCATTTCAACGCTAGCGAGAGCCCACTGCCCCTCATACCCATACGGGTGAAACGAGACACAATGGAGCactgacattttttttctttgtcgCTAGAGACTGTACAAAAAGAcctctgtttctctgttgatGTTCATGTTGATGTGCATGTTTCTATGCATCCCACAGGGCCGGAGGGGTAGCATCTCGGCTCCAGCCTCTGCTTTACTGCCCCAGTCAGTCACAGTCTCCATGGGCAGGCGGACGACACTGCTGCCCAGACACAAGACGTAGACCATCAACCTAGACGAGCTGGAGAAGCCTCGGtttgcagtggagaaggtactgactgactgacatgtaCACTGTAACCTATCTGACGGTTTAATATTGTTTTACCTTGATAACCGACAGAGGATGTCAATGActgtctctccctcgctttctctccctatttctctttCTGACGAGCAGGTGTTGTTTCTGGCCACCCGTGAGCGTAGCCCTGACACGGCCATCCTCCTGACCAGCTCAGCAGACGGCTACATCTACGCCTGGTCTATCAGCCGTAACGGAGGGCTGCTGGGGAAATTCTGTGCCGTGCATAGCAAGGGGCCAGTCATCTGTGCCATGTCCACTGACAGACAAGATACTGCTCACTGGAGACAGCAACGGATACATCACGGTAGCACTGGAGGGGTTGGAGACCATAGAAAAGTCAATGTGTTGTTTATCTATGTTGGCTACACCAACTGATGTCTTTGACTGAAGGGGACAGTGGTGAGAAGTGATCAGGGTGGAGACATTGGCAGGATGTTTTACAGATCGACTATGGACTGATAgtatctttcttttcttttccctCTGTTTTTCTTTGTTCACGTCATCCCTCTACACCTGTATTTCCTTTTCCGCAGCTGTGGGACATTGAGAAGTACTGTTACCGTATGAGGGGTGGGGTGGCTGAGGAGGAATCATCCAATGAGGACTCTGAGGTTGCCTCAACTCATACCTCCCTACTGCAAAGTGGAGGGACCACGGAGACTGGTGGTGGAGCAGGACAAAGAGGTAACTCAACAACAGTACACACAGAACATAATGACACACCAAAATATTTGTTCAAGTTACAGAGCTTTAGGGAGGGCAGGTTAAGATGAatgtgtaacagatgtgaaaCTAGCTAGTGGTCATTGATGATGTCACCTTCCGTAGACGGAACAGACTCTGTCATAAATAGATTTCCCACTAATTTCTATTATCCCTCTCTGACCAGATTTTGCGGGGATGGAGTGTGTCCCTGACCCCCCCTAGGCCCCAGAGTTCCTGGCGCTGCCACCTGAAAGGGATCGTTCATCTTTAGTATGTGGAGCGTTTCTGCCTCGTCGTCACAGCCAGCCTGGACTGTAACGTACGTCTGTGGACCGCCGCTGGCAGATACATTGGTaagcaccaccactaccaccactgtaGTTACGTGTATGGTGTCATTCGTTTGAGAACGTCTTATGGTTCTATTGAATATGTTTTATCAGCCACAAGGGGGGAGTGTTGATATGCGCCAACTACTGTATGTGTACTAATACTGACAACTAGTACCCGGTCTGTCTCTACATctcaggtacatttgggcagggCCTGTGGCGGGTGGGCGACTCCAACGCCCTCCACACAGAGCTCCCAGTGGACCTGAAGAGGATGGGGTCCTGTCAGACACTTAAAGTCCTTAATGAGGGGAAGTACCCGCACTGGAAGTGAGGGGAAAAGTCCAAATGGAAGCCCTTCTGTCTCCATAATGTGAACTATAGGGCTGATGAAAGGGACTTtctacacacaaaaacatgcTAGTCATGCACTGTACCCATCCATGCACTATTACTGAGTCTGATGTTTGTCCGGTCACG
This window contains:
- the LOC139029004 gene encoding LOW QUALITY PROTEIN: WD repeat-containing protein on Y chromosome-like (The sequence of the model RefSeq protein was modified relative to this genomic sequence to represent the inferred CDS: inserted 2 bases in 1 codon; substituted 2 bases at 2 genomic stop codons), with protein sequence MGRGWVFQHDNDPKHTAKATKEWVKKNHIKVLEWPSQSPDLNPITLWRELKVESHDQCELVDCHRGTEDGQPYKGISGEAERSGKSSDCTEEDMPAQGGVENKINEQHLRRIERMFREADTDGGGGLDMYQFXDAMKKIMGDVDDEDVDIIFMKVDTNCDGRMDWVEYLNYMLLEYREKDSLQQQNRQIYFPKPLKIAPVAHCEAIVRLHFYPFQPPAGEKKTDSEEHGRASGGSKGRAHSGSQLSISRDGVLNYWSERFKLLHTVNISQMQHTVAQPVWVTDMVCLSNINQLSISSTGRDVEFYDISASKCDIVFSLSELEANVEVMDYWTDGKRGVYSIGDASGTIYIFVSSDVVHNGLFNSAAFKTVSGTNYRIPVLALLKNTSSSFLCFRVPSHNDWIHQIRYIPELNAIATCCAADQTSMILTTLPHSRKCKIRTALFHLQKGILCFDYSPELNVLVTGFFDRVVRVWNPYVTNQATSQMKGHSTVITHIAVNGRDNKIISVSKDKNVRVWDLQDSVCLQNIQSRNVNMGRFPITSTYYNHTSNTMVMATYLIGVLRGSMEDADSSVPTATTSHEQPLCAALYNSNFKQVVSGYHAGVVSVWDILTGEKVMQFQTTPERPVEVTAMAFDGPKRRLITVSKDGTLRLWNFNNGALISELPLVDSNEVTEILYINERIYVSGWSKRVMWYLDDKEEDKMEHRVWNQYHSDDIYSMHAHGRKMLVTACYSGDIIVWNIDSGQTFCHFNASESPLPLIPIRTINLDELEKPRFAVEKVLFLATRERSPDTAILLTSSADGYIYAWSISRNGGLLGKFCAVHSKGPVICAMSTDRQDXLLTGDSNGYITLWDIEKYCYRMRGGVAEEESSNEDSEVASTHTSLLQSGGTTETGGGAGQRGNSTTILRGWSVSLTPPRPQSSWRCHLKGIVHLXYVERFCLVVTASLDCNVRLWTAAGRYIGTFGQGLWRVGDSNALHTELPVDLKRMGSCQTLKVLNEGKYPHWNCAKRILEGLTAQKSQQSTKFGEVTTQLRELVPSDPRIAKYTDEQIENTWRLWQEKGRQTTFSSQEQLRVYKALSYSVLRPVTLPPIPELLKDHQHRLNKGTDTATKQKRSTKRWPHSHTHATWRLLHDQQLPGANMTLADYTQK